From the genome of Nicotiana sylvestris chromosome 2, ASM39365v2, whole genome shotgun sequence, one region includes:
- the LOC104247548 gene encoding mitochondrial import receptor subunit TOM9-2, protein MSSKKGGLSLPDRPGAGAGDGIISRVSSSISQSPIVYQGKRAASDAALIAKKLLKSTGKAAWIAGTTFLILVVPLIIEMDRDAQLTELELQQASLLGTPPPASAAGGPK, encoded by the coding sequence ATGTCTTCCAAAAAAGGCGGACTATCACTACCCGACCGCCCCGGCGCCGGTGCCGGCGACGGAATCATCTCTAGGGTTTCATCATCCATATCTCAATCTCCGATCGTGTACCAAGGCAAGCGAGCCGCATCTGACGCCGCCTTAATCGCCAAAAAACTTCTCAAGAGCACCGGAAAAGCCGCGTGGATCGCCGGAACCACTTTTCTCATACTCGTAGTTCCGCTCATTATCGAGATGGATCGCGATGCGCAGCTCACTGAGCTCGAGTTGCAACAAGCTAGCTTGTTGGGTACACCACCTCCGGCTTCTGCTGCTGGAGGCCCAAAGTGA